The Candidatus Fusobacterium pullicola region TGATATCGGAATACAAAAGAAAAGAGTAATAGAAAATGGAGATAATGAAGTAGACCAAAAAAGTCTTTATGGTGCTATTTATTCATCAATACTTTCACCTGTTTCTTTAAACTTAAAGGTTGAAAAAATTCTTACTAAAGGAAGTGAAGCAACTATTTATAGCCCCTCAATAAGTTTTTCTAGGGGAGTTAATGTCATTTTAGATGGAATAATTGAAAAAAATAAAGATGAAGTAACTCAAAATTATACCTTAAAAATTGGAAAAAGACAACTTCCTATAATAAAAGATAAGATTTATGGAGATTTAAATTTACAAGTTGAATATGATCATAAATATAGAGAATTTAAGTATGGAATATCTTTTAATATAGAACTTGATAGTTTTATGAAAATGGCTTTTAGAAATACTGTTGTTATTGATGAAAATAAAGAGATAGGAAGAACATCAGGGGTTAATTTAGGAAAGGTTATAAATTTAAGCAATCCATTAGAAGAGATAAGTAATAATGCTGGAGTAAATGATTTTATTATTCAAGGGCATATTTTCTTGGATAAAAATGGAAATAGTGTATTTGATAATGATGATGAACCTATTGAAGGAGCTTCTATAGAGGTTGAAAATTACAAAGCCGTATCTAAAAATAATGGCTTCTATCTTTTAAGTGGTACTTCAGATAAAGATATTGTCACATTAAAAGTCAATAGAAAGAGTATTGATATTATGCAAAAAAATACAAATGGTGATGTTAATATAAAAGTTAAAAATTCAAGAAGTATAAATATAGATATACCAGTAGAGACAGTTTCTATGATTACTGGAAACATTTGGAATACAGATGACTTTGTTGAAAAAAAATTCACACAAAATATAGCTAGTACAGTTATTATTCTTGAAAAAAATGGGGAGCTTTATAGAGAGATTGACCCAGAGTTTGATGGAATGTTTTTCCTTGATGATATATCCCCTGGAAAGTATAAATTGAAGTTTACATATATAGGAACTGAAAATGTTACTTTCCAACCAGACGAACTAGATGTAGATATCGTATTGGAAAATCCGTATGAAGGTTTATATTTAGATTCATTAGATACTAAGATGGTATTGAAAGATATCGAAAATGTTGAGGAAACAGAAACTGACGATATAGATAATATTGTAGATGAATTTAACGATTTAATAAATTTTGATTAAATTTATAAAGGAGGAAAAATCGAAGTTGCTTAAATTATTTCAAATAAAAAAAATAAGTATACTTTTTTTAATTTTAAATTCTTTTGTTTATGCTAAAAGTTTTGATATAGCAGAAAAGATACAGAAAGATGGTATCGTTTATAGAAAAGGGGAAGAAAAAGCTTTTACAGGAGCTTTTATAGGAGACGGAATATATGAAGAGTATAAAGATGGGATAAAGAATGGAAAATTTATTGGAAAAGTCACTATTGAGAAAAATATCTACAATTATGAAGGAGTCTATATCGAAGGAGTAAAAAATGGTGAATGGAGAATAAGATATCCAGATGGAAAGATAAAGGCTATTCTTAATTATAACTATGATTTACCAAGAGGACAGTGGACATATTTCTATGAAAATAATCAAATAAAAGGATATGAGAATTTTAATAACGGAGTTATTTATGGTGAGAGTATTTTCTATCAAGAAAATGGAAATATTCTTAAAAGAGGAACCTATAAAAATGGACTGATTGATGGAGAGTTAGTTCTATATAGAAAAAATCATAACTTAGATTCTATTGTAAATTTTTCTGTTGGAAATTTAGATGGAAAGATTGAGGTATATTCACAAAATAATATTCTTCAGCTACAAGGAAGTTATAAAAATAATAAAAGGGATAACCTGTGGAAACTTTATTATAATAATGGAGATTTAAAAATGATAGTTTCTTACTCTCATGGCTTAAAAAATGGAAGAATGGTAATTTATGGAAAAGCTGGAGAGATAGTACAGACAACAATATATAAAGATAATAATGAAATTGATAATACAGGACAAATTATCTTGAAAGGTCCAGCTGAAGTAGAAGATAATATAGCTAATCGATATCAAAAATTAGTTTATAGTTTTGAGTATATGAAATATAATAAAGCTTTAAATGACTTAAAGTAATAGGAGACAGCATATGAAGAGAATATTAGTTATTTTAGTAGTAGTTTTATGTAGTACTAATTTATTTGCTCTTAGTTTTTCTATAGCACCTACAGAATTTGATATATCTTTAGATAAAAATCAATTACATGAAGCTTACATTATGAATAATACTTTTTCTCCACTGAGAATAGAGATATACAAAGAAGATGTAAAAGGATATGAAGATAAGAGTATAACAGAGGATATAATAATATTTCCAAAGATTATATCTATTCGTCCTGGAGGAAAACAATTAGTCAGATTCAAAGTAAAGCCTAATCCCTCAAGAGAAAAAGGGGTTTATAGAAGTTTATTAGTTTTTAGAGAGAGTCCAAACAATGTAAAAACAATTTCAAAAAATGAAAATGGAAAT contains the following coding sequences:
- a CDS encoding toxin-antitoxin system YwqK family antitoxin, with protein sequence MLKLFQIKKISILFLILNSFVYAKSFDIAEKIQKDGIVYRKGEEKAFTGAFIGDGIYEEYKDGIKNGKFIGKVTIEKNIYNYEGVYIEGVKNGEWRIRYPDGKIKAILNYNYDLPRGQWTYFYENNQIKGYENFNNGVIYGESIFYQENGNILKRGTYKNGLIDGELVLYRKNHNLDSIVNFSVGNLDGKIEVYSQNNILQLQGSYKNNKRDNLWKLYYNNGDLKMIVSYSHGLKNGRMVIYGKAGEIVQTTIYKDNNEIDNTGQIILKGPAEVEDNIANRYQKLVYSFEYMKYNKALNDLK